In one window of Mercurialis annua linkage group LG4, ddMerAnnu1.2, whole genome shotgun sequence DNA:
- the LOC126677308 gene encoding pre-mRNA splicing factor SR-like 1 — translation MEIQSNGKPIDSLLERVLCMNILSSDYFKELYRLKTYHEVIDEIYNQVDNVEPWMTGNCRGPSTAFCLLYKFFTMKLTVKQMHGLLKHKDSPYIRAVGFLYLRYAADPKTLWNWCEPYIKDDEEFCPASNKRTTTTMGVYVRDLLLGQYYFDTLFPRIPVPVLRQIVSHLEKMKLPSKPSGATGDSVRHGSDDTARRPPSVKAALSVSFGQRAPHRASTRDSSPVRRTIPPPSYNKDNEDPRRSPSRRRSQSREYSDREYSDRDRDRGRKYDEDRDRDRDRDRRYDYDRRSRYSNRESRRDYESSSREGIRQYRESSSHRSRSRSRSRSRSRSRSRSIQAGASPFGRHSSPYREGTKEKTSASINLAKLKDLYGDLSNQKGDDGMERVPRRDNSGEEVIRLGGSTWK, via the exons ATGGAGATACAATCAAATGGAAAGCCGATTGATTCTTTGCTAGAAAGAGTTCTATGTATGAATATTTTATCATCAGATTATTTTAAGGAGCTTTATAGGTTGAAAACCTATCATGAAGTTATTGATGAAATTTATAATCAAGTTGATAACGTTGAGCCTTGGATGACTGGCAATTGCCGCGGCCCGTCTACGGCTTTTTGTCTTCTGTATAAGTTTTTTACTATGAAACTCACTGTCAAACAAATGCATGGCCTTTTAAAGCACAAAGATTCGCCTTATATTCGTGCG GTTGGATTCCTCTATTTAAGATATGCTGCTGATCCAAAGACACTCTGGAATTGGTGTGAACCATACATTAAAGATGATGAG GAATTCTGTCCGGCTTCTAACAAACGAACGACTACTACAATGGGTGTATATGTGCGTGATCTGCTTCTTGGACAG TATTATTTTGATACCCTTTTCCCCCGAATTCCTGTCCCTGTATTGAGGCAGATTGTGTCTCATCTTGAGAAGATGAAGCTTCCCTCAAAGCCCTCAGGTGCAACAGGGGACTCAGTTCGCCATGGATCTGATGACACTGCACGCCGGCCACCATCTGTGAAGGCTGCACTTTCAGTCTCTTTTGGCCAGCGTGCTCCCCATCGTGCATCAACAAGGGACTCATCACCTGTTCGTCGTACAATACCGCCGCCCTCTTATAATAAAGACAATGAAGATCCAAGAAGATCTCCTAGCAGGCGTCGCAGCCAGAGTCGTGAATATTCTGACAGAGAATATTCCGATAGAGATAGGGATCGGGGAAGAAAGTATGATGAAGATCGAGACAGGGACAGGGATAGAGATCGAAGATATGACTATGATAGGAGGTCGAGATATTCTAACAGGGAAAGCAGAAGAGACTATGAAAGCAGCAGTCGTGAAGGTATTAGACAGTACAGAGAAAGCAGTTCTCACAGAAGCCGCAGTCGAAGTAGGAGTCGTAGCCGAAGCAGGAGCAGAAGTCGAAGTATACAGGCTGGTGCTTCACCATTTGGTCGTCATTCAAGTCCATACAGGGAAGGGACCAAGGAGAAGACATCTGCATCGATCAATCTGGCAAAGCTTAAGGATCTGTATGGTGACTTGAGCAATCAGAAAGGGGATGATGGCATGGAAAGGGTTCCTCGAAGAGATAACAGTGGCGAAGAAGTAATTCGGCTTGGTGGTTCTACTTggaaatag
- the LOC126679556 gene encoding uncharacterized protein LOC126679556: MEILGYYVLIWLHRESHVVGGYRFERPPHYHSQYMEWYRRHTRRWITWQGAADGSSRDLAEMVHVRRSSRDSIIGSAARSSQMAYMEDRRDVTLPPPEPAVPAFVLPPLPPLTVDLDSIHGRRRQQPTPRQPRQRPDQPIPPPVYYHYDAGESSQTRQNYCGPTQFQGDGSQFQQHSQVPPTSSFPVPPSSGPFFYSSEQTPYTTHLTEPAQYRQATPPPFQAPQHGQPSTPSDQGYRPVFSWLDQPSASHSRPSPSTPVADPSQMFFSISEAWLNSPGLGEGGSFEALQSGSIQFSGPSFSLLPQSQEAPTTAPAADDQELSLDDDHESEGAPGDRPGDRQYRDLTESSLRRRQDMGYDMRTQLEKNTRYRDYL, encoded by the exons ATGGAGATCCTCGGGTATTACGTACTGATTTGGCTCCACAGGGAGTCACATGTCGTTGGCGGTTACCGTTTTGAGCGTCCACCACACTACCATTCCCAGTACATGGAGTGGTATCGGAGACACACCCGGAGGTGGATTACCTGGCAGGGTGCAGCTGACGGTTCGAGT CGTGATCTGGCGGAGATGGTCCACGTCCGGAGATCTAGCCGTGACTCCATAATTGGGTCCGCTGCACGCAGTTCACAAATGGCGTACATGGAGGATCGTCGGGATGTCACTCTTCCACCGCCTGAGCCAGCAGTCCCGGCATTTGTACTGCCTCCTCTCCCTCCTTTGACGGTTGACTTGGATTCCATTCACGGTCGTCGTAGACAACAGCCTACACCACGCCAGCCTCGCCAGCGTCCAGATCAGCCTATACCGCCCCCTGTGTACTATCATTACGATGCAGGAGAGAGCTCGCAGACACGACAGAACTATTGCGGGCCTACTCAGTTTCAGGGTGACGGTTCACAGTTTCAGCAGCACTCGCAG GTCCCTCCGACCTCATCGTTCCCGGTACCACCGTCATCCGGGCCGTTCTTTTACTCCTCTGAACAGACGCCGTATACCACTCATCTGACAGAGCCGGCTCAGTATCGACAGGCTACACCACCCCCATTTCAGGCACCTCAGCATGGTCAACCTTCTACCCCCTCTGATCAGGGTTACCGGCCCGTGTTTTCTTGGCTCGATCAACCGTCAGCGTCACATTCGCGTCCCTCCCCTTCCACCCCGGTCGCGGATCCGTCGCAGATGTTTTTTTCGATATCAGAGGCTTGGTTGAACAGTCCAGGTCTCGGGGAGGGGGGCTCTTTCGAGGCGTTACAGTCCGGTAGTATTCAGTTTTCGGGTCCGTCCTTCAGCCTCCTTCCGCAGTCACAGGAGGCACCGACTACTGCACCGGCTGCAGATGATCAGGAGCTATCCCTAGACGATGATCACGAGAGCGAGGGCGCGCCAGGTGACAGACCGGGTGATAGACAGTATCGCGATCTTACTGAGAGCAGTCTGCGCCGCAGGCAAGATATGGGGTACGATATGAGGACTCAACTGGAGAAGAACACTAGATATCgagattatttatga
- the LOC126678653 gene encoding uncharacterized protein LOC126678653, with the protein MPEQPTPPPYLKRRRLTLENDGTARITTQSLPTKNQKSSRSLHHIWRIWRISDPSVGDQPCLPTCTTSFAFVVWLFPHLEDLEDQRSISWGSAVLAHLYHELCICSMASQHRRNIGGALWILQLWAFERLTPLRPRYAALPITQHLPLGDRWAGPRERRVRGAPRHDLSYFRLLLDRLRYGDIVWQPYTDDLLRSIPSQYLAGSEVWRARVPLIYYNIVEWHQPDRVLQQFGLIQPIPLAPVQDHRLHSLLYKSSNNYMEILGYYVLIWLHRESHVVGGYRFERPPHYHSQYMEWYRRHTRRWITWQGAADGSSRDLAEMVHVRRSSRDSIIGSAARSSQMAYMEDRRDVTLPPPEPAVPAFVLPPLPPLTVDLDSIHSRRRQRPTPRQPRQRPDQPIPPPVYYHYDAGESSQTRQNYCGPTQFQGDGSQFQQHSQVPPTSSFPVPPSSGPFFYSSEQTPYTTHLTEPAQYRQATPPPFQAPQHGQPSTPSDQGYRPVFSWLDQPSASHSRPSPSTPVADPSQMFFSISEAWLNSPGLGEGGSFEALQSGSIQFSGPSFSLLPQSQEAPTTAPAADDQELSLDDDHESEGAPGDRPGDRQYRDLTESSLRRRQDMGYDMRTQLEKNTRYRDYL; encoded by the exons ATGCCCGAACAGCCCACTCCACCTCCATATCTGAAACGTCGTCGTCTAACTCTCGAAAATGACGGAACTGCTCGAATAACCACCCAGTCCCTACCCACGAAGAACCAGAAGTCGTCCCGCTCACTCCACCACATTTGGAGGATTTGGAGGATCAGCGATCCATCAGTTGGGGATCAGCCGTGCTTGCCCACCTGTACCACGAGCTTTGCATTTGTGGTATGGCTTTTTCCACATTTGGAGGATTTGGAGGATCAGCGATCCATCAGTTGGGGATCAGCCGTGCTTGCCCACCTGTACCACGAGCTTTGCATTTGTTCTATGGCTTCACAGCACAGACGTAACATCGGTGGCGCCCTTTGGATTTTGCAGCTTTGGGCTTTTGAGCGTTTGACGCCGTTACGTCCCCGTTACGCTGCGCTTCCCATCACACAGCATCTTCCTTTAGGCGACAG ATGGGCGGGCCCTAGGGAGCGTCGGGTCCGAGGGGCCCCCAGACACGATCTGTCTTACTTTAGACTCTTGCTTGACAGGCTGCGTTACGGTGat ATTGTTTGGCAGCCATACACCGACGATCTCCTCAGATCCATACCCTCCCAGTACCTTGCGGGTTCAGAAGTTTGGCGTGCTCGGGTACCCTTGATTTACTACAACATTGTGGAGTGGCACCAGCCAGATAGAGTATTGCAGCAGTTTGGGCTTATTCAGCCTATCCCTCTGGCCCCAGTGCAGGATCACCGCCTCCATTCCCTCCTTTACAAGAGCAGCAACAACTACATGGAGATCCTCGGGTATTACGTACTAATTTGGCTCCACAGGGAGTCACATGTCGTTGGCGGTTACCGTTTTGAGCGTCCACCACACTACCATTCCCAGTACATGGAGTGGTATCGGAGACACACCCGGAGGTGGATTACCTGGCAGGGTGCAGCTGACGGTTCGAGT CGTGATCTGGCGGAGATGGTCCACGTCCGGAGATCTAGCCGTGACTCCATAATTGGGTCCGCTGCACGCAGTTCACAAATGGCGTACATGGAGGATCGTCGGGATGTCACTCTTCCACCGCCTGAGCCAGCAGTCCCGGCATTTGTACTGCCTCCTCTCCCTCCTTTGACGGTTGACTTGGATTCCATTCACAGTCGTCGTAGACAACGGCCTACACCACGCCAGCCTCGCCAGCGTCCAGATCAGCCTATACCGCCCCCTGTGTACTATCATTACGATGCAGGAGAGAGCTCGCAGACACGACAGAACTATTGCGGGCCTACTCAGTTTCAGGGTGACGGTTCACAGTTTCAGCAGCACTCGCAG GTCCCTCCGACCTCATCGTTTCCGGTACCACCGTCATCCGGGCCGTTCTTTTACTCCTCTGAACAGACGCCGTATACCACTCATCTGACAGAGCCGGCTCAGTATCGACAGGCTACACCACCCCCATTTCAGGCACCTCAGCATGGTCAACCTTCTACCCCCTCTGATCAGGGTTACCGGCCCGTGTTTTCTTGGCTCGATCAACCGTCAGCGTCACATTCGCGTCCCTCCCCTTCCACCCCGGTCGCGGATCCGTCGCAGATGTTTTTTTCGATATCAGAGGCTTGGTTGAACAGTCCAGGTCTCGGGGAGGGGGGCTCTTTCGAGGCGTTACAGTCCGGTAGTATTCAGTTTTCGGGTCCGTCCTTCAGCCTCCTTCCGCAGTCACAGGAGGCACCGACTACTGCACCGGCTGCAGATGATCAGGAGCTATCCCTAGACGATGATCACGAGAGCGAGGGCGCGCCAGGTGACAGACCGGGTGATAGACAGTATCGCGATCTTACTGAGAGCAGTCTGCGCCGCAGGCAAGATATGGGGTACGATATGAGGACTCAACTGGAGAAGAACACTAGATATCgagattatttatga